In Syntrophales bacterium, the DNA window GAAGCGCCAGCTCATCTTGCTATGTTTTATGCAACCGCCAGTTCTCTCAATGGGACCTGAATTAGCTTCTTGGGAGTTTCTCTCGAATGAGCCAGTCTTTCCATCTCCTTTACAATTTCAGCCTTAAGATATTGTTCTCCACAAACCTGGCAGACCCCGGTTGGAACATTCTTGATCAGAGCAATCAGTTCATCTCCCCAACGGTAGTCTACCGTTATCCTTTTTTCTACAACATCTCCTC includes these proteins:
- a CDS encoding type II toxin-antitoxin system MqsA family antitoxin; translated protein: GDVVEKRITVDYRWGDELIALIKNVPTGVCQVCGEQYLKAEIVKEMERLAHSRETPKKLIQVPLRELAVA